A region from the Candidatus Thorarchaeota archaeon genome encodes:
- a CDS encoding helix-turn-helix domain-containing protein has protein sequence MLQLSETLHIKNDDDIERIGSALSSGTRLKILRLLLDGEKDVTRVARHLGGTEANASAQIKILSEAGLLDCRYEPGQHGLKKISRTKIKRVIIDFE, from the coding sequence GTGTTACAGCTGTCAGAAACATTACATATCAAAAATGATGACGACATTGAACGCATAGGGAGTGCCCTCTCCTCAGGAACACGCCTTAAAATTCTTAGACTTCTTCTCGATGGAGAGAAAGATGTGACACGAGTAGCACGGCATCTTGGGGGGACTGAAGCCAATGCCAGCGCTCAGATCAAAATACTTTCCGAGGCGGGACTCTTGGACTGCCGTTATGAACCAGGACAACATGGCCTGAAGAAGATTTCGCGAACCAAGATTAAAAGAGTCATAATAGATTTTGAATAA